The genomic region GAAAATCCTTCAACTACTGACTCAATCCAGGATGATCAAGAGCAGAGCAGCATGAAACAACTTTGTGAGTCTAAAGAGGCTTCTAATAAAATGGACTTTAAAGACCTTATGATATCCAGAAAAATTACAGAAACGGTGTATGCATCTTGTATTGCTGAACCAGATTTCTTCTGGTGTCAGTTTTCAAATACCACAGATGATCTACACAAAGTGTCTCAGCTTGCTCAGGAGTTTGGACAGGAAGACCAGGATGTGATGTTCCCTCAAAGTCTTGAATCGGGCAGTCCATGTCTTGCTCTGTTTTCCCAAGATGACCAGTGGTACAGAGCTCAAGTTATGCAGAAGGAAGGGGAAACCCTCCGTGTTCTGTTTGTTGACTATGGAAATGAGGCTGAAGTGGACATTAAGAATGTAAGAGCATTGCCCAAAAGTCTAATGGAGATGAGTCCTCAAGCCTTTTTGTGTCGTCTAAGTGGATTTGAGAAGTCCAAAGGCTCCTGGGATGACACAGCTTATGACGAGTTCTACAAGCTTCTGGTTGACAAACCCCTTAAAGTGACTGTGTTGGATATGGAGGAACATTCAGAGATGGAAATTCCTCAATATGAAGTTCAAATGGAGTGTGAAGGAGTGGTTGTGAATACGCTGATGAAGAAATACTGGAGACCGTTGGATGTGGAAGGCCAGTTCGCCTGGAAGCAGGTTAGTAAAGTATAGTTTGGgattttaaaaggaacccaggttacaaaactttgtagttcttaaaagataaatgttattatcagttatattaaagtggCGTAAAAAaccttaatgtcttcatttttataaaatgtgttaaaatagtttaactcgtaggtcgccattgttgttagcgtcgcaatgctctctgggtagtgacgtcatttGGTTGTACCTCAGTTGCACCGGCCCGCTTTGGGACCCTGTtgtgactgttcagcgacataaacatgtcatctgttcagccttttcaatttgaagcagagtgaaacattaatgaggacatcactgacgatgtttcacaaaacgagcttcaaaatgaagagcaagaagggcgggatgaagcaagtgcaggacaaaaccggtggtgtgtgtgtgcagcaaatgcgtctccatggtaactgAGAGGGAGAGTGTTAAGAGCTCatatttttgtcagcagaagttaacggtaagctattGTGTGATCAAtcttattcaattatgaatgattttggagaattttagcatccagtgCCGTTGTGTGctttatacagtggtgtgaaaactatttgcccccttcctgatttcttattcttttgcatgtttgtcacacaaaatgtttctgatcatcaaacacatttaaccattagtcaaagataacacaagtaaacacaaagtgAAGTTttcaaatgatggtttttattatttagggagagaacaaaatccaaacctacattgccctgtgtgaaaaagtaattgccccctgaacctaataactggttgggcctcccttagcagcaataactgcaatcaagcatttgTGAAAACTTGCTacaagtcttttacagcgctctggaggacttTTGGCcctctcatctttgcagaattgttgtaattcagctttatttgagggttttctagcatgaaccgcctttttaaggtcctgCCAtaacatctcaataggattcaggtcaggacgttgactaggccactccaaagtcttccttttgttgttcttcagccattcagaggtagatttgcttttgtgttttgggtcattgtcctgctgcagcacccaagatcgcttcagctttagttgatgaACAGATGGTCAgatgttctccttcaggatgttttggtagacagtagaattcatggttccatttatcacagcaagccttccagttcctgaagcagtaaaacaaccccagaccatcacactaccaccaccatattttactgttggtatgatgttctttgtctgaaatgctgcgttacttctacgccagatggaacgggacatttgccttccaaaaagttcaacttttgtctcatcaggccacaaggtattttcccaaaaatcTTGGCaaccattgagatgtttcttagcaaaattgagacgagccctaatattctttttgcttaacagtggtttagtcttgaaaatctgccatgcaggtcatttttgcccagtctctttcttatggtggagtcgtgaacactgaccttaattgaggcaagtgaggcctgcagttccgtagaagttgtcctggggtcttttgtgacctctcggatgagttgtctctgtgctcttggggtaattttggttggccgctcactcctgggaaggttcaccactgttccatgttgttgccatttgtggataatggctctcactgtggttcgctggagtcccaaaactttagaaatggctttataaccattaccagatagatctcaattacttttgttctcatttgttcttgaatttcttcggatcttggcatgatgtctagctagtgaggggcttttggtctacttctctgtgtcaggcagctcatatttaagtgatttcttgcccaacatgacagaagcggcagctgcaggagcgggttgtcggctcgaGAGAGCATCCAGtgtctcttgtctctccgagggtgtttaggctccttgtgtgggaaaatggtcggtaaagcatttagtttctgccttctcttatgcccagctgctctggtgagctctttaattAGTTttggtcgactataagcctcaaacgcatcaggagaaaaatgttgggaacacagccgcggatctttgggaagttgtgtccgtccacaggcatcttcccactgctttctcctcttcttgcctgTGGGAAAGCTGTgttaactcacatcactccccttgttgccctctgactggaaattacatccaaaagcagcacaatgtggcattttacttaattataaatacggtgagcgcgtaaacaaacactagcgtcaatagttattcttccaagtgcaaccaatatacgtcatcgcccccagagtgcattgcgtgcggaaaacatggcgtcctacgtatTTCAGAAAGTGTGCTAAATATTATAGTTttataaacagcaatattttgtgtgtttctagcatagtttggtacaacagaaaacttgtggcttattagggcatacacgtcctcatagccggaGTTCCCTTTAAGAcagtttgttgttttttaattttAACTCATGTCTCATTTTTAGTGGCCCAAGATGAAGCCTAACTCATCCTGATGTTGAAAAGAATGGTAGGCTTAACTTGTATTTCCCCTTGTCTCctattttaaaatgattttttttaatcaaatagtTTTAAATTAACCTATCAGAAACTTGGGTTATTGCAACAAAGACTTAATAATTACCAGAGTTTTGAGactgatttgatttttttttctttcaggtCCTGATGAAGCAAAATTGTGATTGGTCTTAATTTTCTAAATACATTAATGCTTGtctgttttaaaaaatgttactattaaaataaaggatttttctatATGGATCAAAAATATTCTTATGAGTATTTGTTTGGGTGAGCATCAAAAACTGTTACAATTTTTTCCaggctgaaatgttttttttttttttgagtgaaataaaaacaaacttttgGTTCACTGGGAACAGTTTGATTTGTACAATGATCtgtataaaaatgtatttattttaggcTGGATTGTTTCAGACTGGACAAATAGACATCTGTTGTATTTAGGACTTTAGTATTAATTCATTATTTCATGTATTTTTCACCAAAATCTTAACTGTCCAGCTTTATGAAGCAAAAACAAATTGACTTCTGGTAAATTCTTGTCACAaaaatttttatttgaaaaatGTGGAGTGATTATCAGAATGAATGTTCATTATCTGACAGATTAAATCGTCTTTCACTTtgaatctgacagatctggacAGTTGAAAAGAAATAAAATTGATAGCTTTAAAATTTAgtatctttttaattttttttacaaatgtttAGTAATTGTCCCACAAGCAAAATCTGCAAGTTTTAAACAAAAGTTGTCACAGACTGATGAGTACCATGTGGGCTTAAGTTCAAGAATAAAAGACTTGCAAACCTCTCTATTACCTAAATGCTCCCTGTATAATCACCTTTATTTATAGAGCCCCTTACAGGCAGGAGGCATcataccaaagtgctgcacagtaacAAATTAAAACCGATCAAATCAACAGACAGTTAAAACCAACAAGTAAAAACCATAAAATCGTGTAAAAGTTCAACATCTAATCCAGAGAGTTAAAAGCCAACCCATAAAAGTGGGGCTTCGACCTGGATTTTAAAGCTGCTACTGATGGAGAGAGGCTTACAGATGGGGAAAGTGTGCTCCTACAGCAATTTAGGACAGGTGCTGCAGGCAGGCCAGGATTCCTCTTGACTTTAGTATAAATGACACTGGTCATTTTAAGTACAATAAATTTCCGTTTTACTTTGCCAACATTTCCAATATTCCAGTAACGTGTGTTGATgcctgtttaattaaatgttggtGAAAGATTATTGCAATAATTTGCTAAACTATCGTTACAATATTATCTAGAAAGATTCAGGCCCACCATGTCATTCTTCTACTGGTCCAGCAGGCCGCAGCGTTGCTGCTCACGAGCTCGGGTTAAAGCGTCGGTCACGTTGGATGAGCTGTTGCTAGGCAACGACGTAAGCGACATGACAGAGCTGCATCAGGCGGCAGCAGCTGGAAATATTGGCAACGTTAAAAAGCTCCTGGCTCAGAAGTACAACCCGAACCAGAGGGACATCGACTGGGGCGACAAGACACCGCTCCACTGGGCAGCAGCTAAAGGTAGCTAGCTAGTCTAGCATGTAGCTTCTGCTAGACCGCAGCTCTGTTTCGGTTACTCCTGTTCCTCTGGTCCCTCTGCCTGTTAGGCATAGGAAGGACTATAAACAAAACATATTCTATTTCGAAAAACCTCAATGGTTCTCTTTGAGTCAGTCTTAATTCAGAAAAACGAGACATCTAAAAACAAAGTGAAAATTAAACTGGCATTTGTTCAGTGTGACTGAATCTCAAGATGTTGCTTTAAATGACTAAATAAAATTCATCATTACTGTATTTATTGGTTTGATATTCTATCCTTAAAGCAGTTTTATAATGACGTGCTtatctagtagtagtagtagtatatacTCCACCCACCAGcaggtaaaataaaaacaaagaaaatgaagttaaatacattttttaaaaagtacaaGCTTTTTTATAACTGTAAAAATGTCTAAATgactcaaataaaaataaataaacgaggATTAGACTTCCTACCGATGTTTAACAAATCAAACACATTTTTGATCCTGTCATTTTCAGACGATGTCTCCTGTCCTTATGTCATATTATAACCACCTGTCTAATTCTGGGTGTCTTTTTTGCCTCTGAAGAAAACCTCATAAGGCATCATCTATGATGGGTTGTTGTGGTCCCTGTGGACGTTGTTGCCACCAGATTAATCAGTTTGGTAGTTGTGATGGTAGATAAGTGTTTAGGGGTGAGGCTTTAATCCCTAAAATCTTTGTTTTAAGGAGAGAGTCTAATGATATCCACATGGACATTATTGCACTAGCCTTACGGGATACTCACAGAATACTTAGAAAAGTTAAGAGCCCGTGTTCTTATGGCCACAAATTTACTATGTTgtactttttaggacacacagAGGTTGTGAGGATCCTCGTGGAACACGGCGCCAGACCGTGTCTTAAGACGGAGCACGGATGGACTCCAGTCCACTTTGCTGCAGAAGCCGGCCAGCTGGCTGTGCTGCAACTGCTGCACTCTGTCCACGCACCAATGGACAAGGAGGACTGCTGTAGGGAAAAACCAGTGAGGTTGGCCGAAATATATGGACACCGAGGTTGTGTTCAGTTCCTCAAAAAGTATGACTCAAGCCCAGTTTCTTCCATCTTTAATACAATAAGCATttcattatgtttatgtatatatatatttattcatCACAGTTAATAAACCgtcctgtttttgtttgttgtagaGCAGAGACAGAGTGTCAGGCCTACCGCAAAAAAGCAGCTCAAGAAGGTATTTCAATGGATGACACAGATGAAGAATGGGCAGAACGAAGTAAAGAAAGGGAGAATAACTGGACTACTGAGAGCAAAAATAAGAAAATTTACAAAACAAAGTTTGATAATCATTTAAAACTTGCACTATAGTTTCTGCTAATGTGTGAATTAAAACATGCAACACAATATAACCTCATTCATATGACATCTGTAAATAGCGTCATCTAACTTATTAAGATCTGGGGCCTCATGTGCAAAGACAGCTTAGATCGA from Nothobranchius furzeri strain GRZ-AD chromosome 18, NfurGRZ-RIMD1, whole genome shotgun sequence harbors:
- the LOC107391993 gene encoding ankyrin repeat domain-containing protein 66, which codes for MSFFYWSSRPQRCCSRARVKASVTLDELLLGNDVSDMTELHQAAAAGNIGNVKKLLAQKYNPNQRDIDWGDKTPLHWAAAKGHTEVVRILVEHGARPCLKTEHGWTPVHFAAEAGQLAVLQLLHSVHAPMDKEDCCREKPVRLAEIYGHRGCVQFLKKAETECQAYRKKAAQEGISMDDTDEEWAERSKERENNWTTESKNKKIYKTKFDNHLKLAL